From the Bos indicus x Bos taurus breed Angus x Brahman F1 hybrid chromosome 27, Bos_hybrid_MaternalHap_v2.0, whole genome shotgun sequence genome, one window contains:
- the SLC25A4 gene encoding ADP/ATP translocase 1: MSDQALSFLKDFLAGGVAAAISKTAVAPIERVKLLLQVQHASKQISAEKQYKGIIDCVVRIPKEQGFLSFWRGNLANVIRYFPTQALNFAFKDKYKQIFLGGVDRHKQFWRYFAGNLASGGAAGATSLCFVYPLDFARTRLAADVGKGAAQREFTGLGNCITKIFKSDGLRGLYQGFNVSVQGIIIYRAAYFGVYDTAKGMLPDPKNVHIIVSWMIAQTVTAVAGLVSYPFDTVRRRMMMQSGRKGADIMYTGTVDCWRKIAKDEGPKAFFKGAWSNVLRGMGGAFVLVLYDEIKKFV; the protein is encoded by the exons ATGAGCGATCAGGCTCTGAGCTTCCTGAAGGACTTCTTGGCCGGCGGCGTGGCCGCTGCCATCTCCAAGACTGCTGTCGCGCCCATCGAGAGGGTCAAACTGCTGCTGCAG GTCCAGCATGCCAGCAAACAGATCAGTGCTGAGAAGCAGTACAAAGGGATCATTGATTGCGTGGTGAGAATCCCCAAGGAGCAGGGCTTTCTCTCCTTCTGGAGGGGTAACCTGGCCAACGTGATCCGTTACTTCCCCACCCAAGCTCTCAACTTCGCCTTCAAGGACAAGTACAAGCAGATCTTCCTGGGGGGCGTGGACCGGCATAAGCAGTTCTGGCGCTACTTTGCCGGTAACCTGGCCTCCGGTGGGGCAGCTGGGGCCACCTCCCTCTGCTTTGTCTACCCGCTGGACTTCGCTAGGACCAGGCTGGCTGCCGACGTGGGCAAGGGTGCCGCCCAGCGGGAGTTCACTGGTCTGGGCAACTGTATCACCAAGATCTTCAAGTCTGATGGCCTGAGGGGCCTCTACCAGGGTTTCAACGTCTCGGTCCAGGGCATCATTATCTACAGAGCCGCCTACTTTGGAGTCTATGATACGGCCAAGG GGATGCTGCCTGACCCCAAGAATGTGCACATTATCGTGAGCTGGATGATCGCCCAGACTGTGACGGCGGTAGCGGGGCTCGTGTCCTACCCCTTTGACACTGTCCGCCGTAGGATGATGATGCAGTCTGGCCGGAAAGGGG CTGATATCATGTACACTGGGACAGTGGACTGCTGGAGGAAGATTGCAAAAGATGAAGGACCCAAGGCTTTCTTCAAAGGTGCCTGGTCCAACGTATTGAGAGGCATGGGCGGTGCTTTTGTATTGGTATTGTATGATGAGATCAAAAAGTTTGTCTAA